Proteins from one Oryza sativa Japonica Group chromosome 12, ASM3414082v1 genomic window:
- the LOC4352847 gene encoding late embryogenesis abundant protein 47: MSDAQAQPIRPGDVYPPSAADHHQARRERDKAVAADQGGGGGDLRVTEADLPAAGKRVVTATAGGQVMAQFTVPVPSAEEETTDAVTIGEALQAAGSDDNEPVGLADAAAVQAAEMRTTGLAGVVPGGVAAAAQQAAEANMRRRPDGDDGENKATTTTLMKDVVGGAAEALPADMVATREDADRVAAAAARNAARRGGGGGKGVAEAVAAAAEMNEGRMV, from the coding sequence ATGAGCGACGCCCAAGCGCAGCCCATCCGCCCCGGCGACGTCTacccgccctccgccgccgatcACCACCAGGCTCGCCGCGAACGCGACAAGGCTGTCGCCGCCGaccaaggtggcggcggcggcgacctccgtgTCACCGAGGCcgacctccccgccgccggcaagcgcgtcgtcaccgccaccgccggcgggcAGGTGATGGCGCAGTTCACCGTGCCTGTGCCGAGCGCGGAGGAGGAAACCACCGACGCGGTCACCATCGGCGAGGCGCTGCAGGCGGCGGGATCCGACGACAACGAGCCCGtcggcctcgccgacgccgcggcggtgcAGGCCGCCGAGATGCGCACCACGGGGCTGGCCGGCGTCGTccccggcggcgtcgcggccgcggcgcagcaGGCCGCCGAGGCGAACATGAGGCGCCGCCccgacggtgacgacggggagaaCAAGGCCACCACGACGACGCTGATGAAGGACGTGGTGGGCGGCGCCGCGGAGGCGCTCCCGGCGGACATGGTGGCCACCAGGGAGGACGCCGACAGagtggcggccgccgcggcgcggaaCGCGGccaggcgcggcggcggcggcgggaagggcgtggcggaggcggtggcggcggcggcggagatgaacGAGGGGAGGATGGTTTAA
- the LOC136354616 gene encoding uncharacterized protein, with amino-acid sequence MASATYFWSNALNAFLFNQGPMTPTLLDITMITGLDVTSSANPMSLNTKNQFDFRAKSIGGWSGYVAAYMGKGSVTPREHTAFLLMWLEKFLFCGLSCGPTTNGQFLAEALETKKQIPLGKILLGYLYQMLSNASAKIATGSVVGAGGPWWLLQTWLNLVVIKVVNWPPLIDAEFPRLEPTTNDDGKEVTHHRCMLYGEAASTPADSRAKLSAELLKDWFCSFYEGFQKDARVWFPYEDSVNFDLPADFRFEDINSKKFDKSREVFSAAISPCILPVGIHQGRNIQVSYEFYYPMSSARQFGMGQLPIGLFFADKIQCRGEISSTLMMDRLLNIPGPPLGSIENIELARFMSRNFDRWWGEWKQHIFHQSTSKYMTDLFPDVIPQTTWIWRVMELS; translated from the exons ATGGCCTCTGCAACTTATTTTTGGTCCAATGCCCTTAATGCTTTCctgttcaaccaagggccgatgacccccACTCTGCTTGACATCACCATGATCACTGGTTTAGATGTgacttcatcggctaaccccATGAGTTTGAATACCAAGAACCAGTTTGATTTTAGGGCCAAGAGCATAGGTGGCTGGTCTGGCTATGTTGCTGCGTATATGGGCAAGGGATCTGTCACCCCCCGAGAGCATACTGCCTTTCTTTTGATGTGGCTTGAGAAATTTCTGTTCTGTGGATTAAGCTGCGGTCCTACCACCAACGGGCAATTCTTAGCCGAGGCCCTTGAAACAAAGAAGCAAATCCCTttaggcaaaatcctcctcggctatctGTATCAGATGTTGAgcaatgcatcggctaagatagcTACAGGCTCAGTAGTAGgtgcaggtggaccatggtggttgCTGCAAACATGGCTCAACCTTGTTGTCATAAAGGTTGTGAATTGGCCACCTTTGATAGATGCAGAATTCCCAAGGCTGGAGCCCACCACCAATGATGATGGGAAAGAGGTCACCCACCACCGATGCATGTTGTATGGGGAAGCTGCATCGACACCAGCCGATTCTAGAGCAAAGCTATCGGCTGAActgctcaaagattggttcTGCAGTTTTTATGAGGGCTTCCAAAAAGATGCTCGTGTCTGGTTTCCATATGAGGATTCGGTGAATTTCGATCTCCCAGCAGACTTCAGATTTGAGGACATCAACtctaaaaaatttgacaaatccAGAGAAGTCTTCTCGGCTGCTATCAGTCCATGCATTCTTCCTGTTGGCATCCATCAAGGGAGAAACATACAAGTGTCTTATGAATTTTACTATCCAATGAGCTCAGCCAGACAGTTTGGGATGGGACAGCTGCCGATCGGCTTGTTCTTTGCTGACAAAATCCAATGCAGAGGAGAAATCTCATCAACactgatgatggatcggcttcTCAACATCCCAGGACCGCCTTTGGGCAGCATCGAAAATATAGAACTAGCAAGGTTCATGAGCAGgaactttgacagatggtggggtgaatggaagcaaCACATATTCCATCAATCGACTTCCAAGTACATGACAGATCTGTTCCCAGACGTTATACCCCAG ACAacatggatttggaga GTCATGGAattgagctag